CGTTCCCGGGCCACGGTCGCCAGCAGTTCCCACGCCTGGCAGGCCACCGAGGGCAGCGCGTAGCGCTCGGCGGCGTCCGCGGCCGAGCGGGCCAGCTTCTCCGCGTGCTGGGTCCGGTCGGTGCCCGGGGTGTCCAGCGCGAGGTAGGCCGCGGTGACGTCGACGGCCGCCGCGGTCGCCCCGTCCGGGTCCGGCCCGAGCATCTCGCGGGCCCGGTCGATCTGCCGGTTGCCGTCGCTCCACCGTCCCGCGGTGTGGGCGACCTTGGCCAGCCGGGTGTGCAGGACCGCCAGGTGGGCGCCGCTCAACCCCGCGCTGTCCAGGGCGTGCAGGTGTTCCACCAGGTCGAAGGCCCGGTCGAAGTCACCGGATTCGGCCAGCGCGAGCAGCAGGTGCTCCAGCACCCCGGCCCGCTCCTGCGGGCCGGCGCCCCGTGCCAGCAGTCCCTCGGCCCGGCTCAGCAGGGTCACCGCCGAGCCCAGCGCGCCGGCAGTCAGCGCCCGGCGCCCGGCCTCCGCGAACAACCGGCCGGCGGCCGTGTCCTCCCCGGCCTCGCAGCGCAGTCCGGCCGCCAGCGCGCACCACTCGCCGGGCAGGCGCGGGTGCAGTTCCTCCACCGCGTCCGCCCCGCGCCGCGCCAGCTCGGCCCGCTGGCCGGGCGTCAGCTGGGTGAACAGCGCCTCCACGGTGGGGGAGTGGCGGAAAGAGTACCAGTCCGGCGCGGGCTCGTCCGGGATCACCAGCCGGGCGGCGACGCCGGCGTGCAGGTGGCTGAGCAGGGCCCGGTCGTCGACGCCCGTCATGCGCTGCAGCACGGTCAGCGGGAACCGCCGGCCCAGCACGGCCGCCGCCGACAGCAGCGTCAGGCCCTCCGCGCCCAGCCGGTCGATGCGGCGCAGGATGCCCCGGGCCAGCGCGGAGGAGACGTCCCCGCGCGGATCGCCCACGGTCCGCCAGCCGTCCGTCGCCTGGACGAGGGTGCCCGCACCGATCATCGACTGCAGCAGTTCCTCGACCAGGTAGGGGCTGCCGGCACTGTCCTCCCACAGCCGCTCCAGCACCGGTGCGGGTACCTCGCCGGCGGTGGTGCCCAACTGACCGGCCACCAGCTCGTGCACCTGCGGACGCGTCAGCGGGGGCAGCTCCACCACCGAGGCGGCGCCGCGCCGGCGGGCGGACTGGGCCAGGTCGAGGGCGTCGCTGAAGTCGGTGCGCACCGTGGCCAGCAGCAGGACCGGGGTGTACTCCAGGTTGTCGACCAGGTATTCGAGGACGCCGAGCGTCTCGGGGTCCGCGTCGTGCAGGTCCTCCAGCAGCAGGAGCCGGCCACGGCCGTGGTCGGTGGCCAGCAGCAGGCGCAGTACGGCCTCGCCCAGGATGACCATCGTGCTGCTGTCGCTGTCCCCGGTGTTCCAGTCGGGTATCAGACGCCCCAGCACCGGCCGGTAGGGCCCCAACTGCAGCTCGCCCAGCGGCTCGCCGCTGCGGAACAGCGACATCAGCGCCTCGGTCAGCGGCCGGAACGGCACGGCGGGTCCGGTGGTGCTGCTGCGTCCCCGCAGCACGCTCATCCCGGCCCCCAGCGCACTGCCCACGGCCTCGGCGGCCAGCCGGGACTTGCCCACCCCGGCCTCCCCCACCAGGAAGACCACGCCACCGCGTCCCTGCCGGGCGCTGGACAGCGCGCGCTCCAGGAAGCCCAGTTGGGCGTCCCGGCCGACGAGGGAAGGCGCTTGGAAACGCATAAACTCGAAGCATAATCGGAACATCGGGGATCATGGCAGACCGTCCGTGTCCTGATACCGGCCCCGCGCCCGCCGGGCGGACGGGTGGCTCCCGGCCGGGAGCCACCGCGGGGCAGTCACCGCACCGGGGGCCGGCTCGTTCAGCGCGGCGCGGAGACCGAGGTGTCGATCGTGCTCAGCGTGATGACGATGCCGCTGGTGAGGACCATGCCGGCCAGGACGCGGACGCGGGCGCAGGCGCGGTTGCGGCCCGAGAGGGCGATGCCGCCGGCGGCGTCCTGCTCGTCGGGGGAGAGCGCGGGGATCTCGGTGCCGGCGTCGGCGAGGGACACGGACGTGGCGCGGCTGAGGTTCTGGTTCATGACGGTGAGCCCCTTGTTCTGTGGAGAGTTCTGAACGAGTGGTGGAGGAGACGGGCGCGGCGGGGGCGGCGGACGGACGGCCGCCGGTGGTGGTCCTCAGCGCGCGGGGAGCGGGCCGGTGCGGCAGTGCCCGAGCAGGAGCGCGGACGGGACGAGGGTGGGGAAGCCGAGGCGGAGCAGTCCGTAGCCGATGCCGGCCAGGCCGGTCAGCAGCCCGGGGGAGGGCACCTGGTCCGGGGTGGCGCAGCGGTGTTCCCGCGCCTCGACGGTCGCGAGCACCCGGCCCGTGTGGCGCGCCAGCGCGGCGGACGCCGTCGCGTCACCGCGGTCGGCGAGCACCGACAGGGCCTCCAGGGCGCCGAACACGCCGTGGCCCGGGCTGAGGTCGGCGTCGTCGCACAGGGCGGACAGCCGGCCGGAGAGGCCCTCCGCACCCGGCAGGTGCGCCGCGGCGGCGGCGATCCCGGGCAGTCCGGTGGTCCAGGAGGCGTCGAGCGGGGCGTCACCGGCCGCGGTGAGGGACGAGCGCAGCAGGCTGGTCGCGACCGCCGCGTGCCCGTCGCCGTCCGCCCGCTGGTCCGCGTGGCGCGACAGGGCCCAGCCGATGCCCGCGTCGCCCTCGGCGAACCCGGCGGTGCCGCCGCCCCGCGCGACGGCGGGAGCCAGGCCGTCCGCCACCGCGTCGGCCAGGTCCAGTGCCTGGTACGCGCCGCCGGCGTGGGCCGCGACGGCCGCGGCCAGCGCCCCGGCCGCACCACCGGCGAGCCCGGGGTCCGCGCAGGCCGCGACGGCGTGTCCCAGCGCGGTGAGCGCGTCCGGCAGCGACTCCGCCAGCTCGGGGTCCAGCACGACCGACAGGCGGACCAGGCAGTACAGGATGCCGCCCAGCCCGTCGTACGCGCCCGGCCCGACCGTCGCGCACAGCTCGGGGTCGGCGGCCAGCGTCTTCAGCAGGGTCGGCAGCGGCCGCACCGCCTCGCGGGCCAGTACCGTGTACCGCTCGGCGCCCGCGAGCAGGCCGGCCTGGGCCAGGAAGAGCGCCACCCCGCTGTAGCCCTGGGCCAGCCCGGCACCCATCGGCAGCACCGACCAGTGCCCGCCCGGCAGGCGTTCCAGACCGAGCCAATTGGCCCGGCCGCCGGAGCGCACGGTACGGGCGGCGATCTCGTCGGCGATCCCGCAGGCCGCGGCCAGCAGGCGCGACGGTTCCGCCGCCACGGCCGGCGGGCACGCCGGCAGCAGCGCGGAGCGGGGCCGCCGCAGCGGGGAGCCCGCGTCCCGCGCGGCGAGCGTGGCCGACACGATCCACTCCTGGTCGTGGCAGTCCACCTCGTCCATGCGGGCGATCTTCGCGCGCACCGCGGTCAGGGCCGGCACCGGCAACAGGCCGGGCAACCAGGTCCCGTCGGCCGTCCGGACCCCTGTACCGGACGGCCGATGGGCGAAGAGGGGGACGTCCCCGCGCCACAGGTCGGCGGTCTCGTGCTCGACGAGCCGCTGGCGCGCCGGGTCGTGCACCGACTCGGTCCACAGCACCGCGAACACCGCGTCCCGGGCCAGCGCGTCACCGAGCAGCGCCGGGTGCGTGGACTCCTCCAGCAGGGTCGCGTACAGCCGGGTGGACCGGACGATCAGCCGGGCCGGGCTGTCCGCGCGCAGCGCCAGCGGACCGTCGTCCGCGGCCAGTTCACCGCCGTGCGCGCGGACCGCCGCGTACGCGGTGCGGAACCCCTCCAGCAGCGCCGCGCGGTGGTCGGCCCCCGCGAGGCGGGGCCCGCCGGGCAGCGGCTGGTTCTGCGCGGCCGGGCTGGTGACGGGGCCGCGCGTCACCCGCATGGTGTCCAGGCCGGTGTCCTCCCAGCGCAGGCCCTCGCTCGGGTAGGTGCCCTCCTCGGCGCGGCCCAGCGCGGAGATGTCCAGCGCGCCGTGCTCGCCGATCAGCAGGTGCGGCAGCAGGCACGTACGGTGCACCGACGCCTGCAGGGCGTCCGCCGCCGGATCGGCGCCGGCCGTGGTGGCCTGCGGGAGCCCGGTGTGCAGCAGGGTCTCGGCGTCCACCAGCACCGGCTGGCCGGCGCACGCGATGACGTTCTCGTAGTGCATGTCGGCACCGTCCACCGCGTACAGCAGTGCCAGCAGCGCGCCCTGGCGGCGGTAGAAGGCGTCCGCCTCGGTCACCGTGCCGCACCAGCGGTGCTCGATGAACTCGAGCCAGCCGTGGTCGTCCCGCCGCACCGTGCGGGGGGTGCGCAGCTCCAGACCGGGGACCCGGCCGGCGAGCCAGGCGGTCAGGTCGTCCAGGAGCGCGTGGTGCTCCAGCGAACGCGGCTTGTACACCGCCCGGGAGCCGTCGGCGAAGCCCAGCACCGCCACCGACCGGCCGCCGCGGTGGGCGTCGCCGCAGCCCAGCTCGATCCGGGCGAGCGGACCGGGGTCGCGCCCCCCGAACAGGACGGCCGTCAGGTCGGCGCGGTCGGCGAGCAGGCGCAGGCCCAGTTCGGCCACGGCGTCGGCCGCGTCCAGGGCCGTCTGGCCGAGCATCCGGGCCAGCACCGGGTAGGCGGTGAACAGCGTGCGCAGTCCGTCCGGAGCGCCGGTCGCGGCGCAGAACGCGGCGAACCGCTCGCGCGGTCCGGCCCCGGCGAGCCGCCCGGCGCGCCGGGCGCGGTCGAGTTCGCGGACCAGCGTGCGTCCCGCCAGCCGGGCCAGCCGGTCCAGCAGCCACCGCTCGAACGAGGTCCGCAGCACGTGGCGTTCGGCCGCCGGCAGCGGCTCCAGGCGCCGGTCCAGGGCCGTCGAGGCGGGTGCCGCCAGCGGCGCCACGACCGGTGCGAACACCTCGGGCCCGGTGGCCCCGCCCGGCAGCGGCAGCCGGGCGTCGTGCGCCGCCAGGTCCACGGCCTGTTCCACGTACCCGGCCCAGCGCGGCGTGCCGGTGCGGGCGGCCAGGTGCCCGGGTGCCTCGCCGGCGAGGGCCGCCACGGCGGATTCGTCCAGGCCCAGGTGTGCCAGCCGGGCGGCGAAGCCCACCGTGTCCCCGGCGGCCCAGGGAGCCCGGCCGGACAGGGCGGCCGCGGGTGACGCCGCGGGACGCCCGGGGGCGGCCACCCGCTCGGCCAGGGTGAGCGCGGGGGCCCACCAGGCGGGCGGCAGGTGCGCGCTCCGGGGGGTCGGAAGGGCGGCTGGTTCGGTCACGGGAAGAAGGTCGCAGACGCCGTGCGACCCCCACATGGGGGTACGTCCCCCATATTGTGCGCGGGCCCCCGCCCGGCGGGTGGGGGCCCGCCCCCCGCGCACCGGTCCCGGTCCCGGCCGCGTCCCTGCTCGGGAGGGTGAACCAGCAGGCCACAGCGGGTTCCCATGTTCCGGCAGAAAGGCCGCCGACCCCTCCGGGCCGCCCCGCACCCGCGTGCGGAAGCCGTGCTTCCGCGCCGCGTGCGCGGGTGGGGGATCCCCGGTGTTCGCGGCCGCGCGCCCCGTTGCCCCGGCACCGGCCGCCCGGAACGCCCCGTTCCCGGGCGGGGCCTCCCAGGGCCTCTCGCGGCCTCCCGGGACCGCCCGGCGCCACCGGTGGGCGCGGCGGTCCTCGGCCGGGTGCGGCACCCCGGCGCAAGGTACCGGGGCGCCGCGGCCCCCCGAGCCCGAAGGCGCCGGTGCGTCAGTTCCCGGCGGCGGGCAGCAGGCGCGGCTCCAGACGTTCCTCCACGGCCCGGTCGCCCTCGCGCGTCACCACGTACGCGCCTTTGCCCGCCGCCTCCGTGACGGCCTCCACCAGCCGGGTGCCGTGGTAGACGAGGCCGACCCCGTCGTCCGTGCAGTGCGCCGTCGGCAGGGTGCCGTCCGCGACCAGCCGGTGGATCAGCGGGCGGCGGCCCGGGTCGGAGTCGTAGTGCACCCCGTTGCCGTACGGCAGGAAGCCCAGGGCGTTCGTGACCGGGCGCAGGTCCGGTCCGAAGGAGTCGGTCGCGCCGCCGCGGAACCAGCAGATCGACCCGGCGCTCACCCCGCTCAGCACCACGCCCGCCCGCCAGGCGCGGCGCAGCGCGCCGTCCAGGCCGTGCACCCGCCACACCGCCAGCAGGTTGGCCACCGAGCCGCCCATCACCCACACCACGTCGTGCGCGAGGAGCGTGCCCTCCACGTCCTCGACGTTCGGCATGGGGAACAGGTGCAGCGGCGTCAGGTCGAAGCCCGCCACCCGGGCCGCCTCGTGCATCCGCGCCGTGACGTGCTCGGCGTCCCCGACCGCCGTTCCGAGGTACAGGATGCGGGGGCGCCGGCCGTGCACGCCGGAGAGGTCAACCGCGTGGTGGACCAGGGAGTCGAACAGCACCCGGGAGCGCGGATCGGCACGATGCCCTCCGGAGGTGGCCAGGACGGTCGGCTGCGAAGCGGGCATGCGCGCGATCGTAACGCCTGTTCGGGCACGCCGGTGGCGAAACGGGCCCTCACCCGGCGCCGTACGCCGGCGGCCCCGTCCGCCAGAACTTGGGTGGCCGGCCCGCATCCGCCCCCGCACCGGCTCCCGTCTACTGGTGTCCGGCCGGCGGACCCCCTCCGCGGCGGCACGGGGACGTGCCGTCCCGTCCGGTGGAGCGCCGTCCGACTCGACACGTCCGACTCGACACGTCCAACAGGTGCCGTACGACAAGACATTCAGGAGTGCAGGACATGGGGACCTCTCTGGGGATCGACTCCGTCGCTCGGAGCGTGTACCTCGCCATGGTCGACCGGCCCGGTGCCGGCGTGGCCGAGCTGGCGGAACAACTGGGGGAGACCGAGGACTGGGTCCGGGACGGGCTGGAGCGGCTGTCCGCCCTCCTGCTCGTGGTCCCCGCGGACGGCGCCACCGGTTGGCGGCCGGTCGACCCGGAGGTCGGCCTGGCGGCGATGCTCGCCCGGCAGCAGGCCGAACTGGCCCGCCACCGGCTCCAGGTCGAGGACAGCAGGCTGGAGGTGACGCGGCTGCTGTCGGAGCACGGCCGCGGCAGCCGGTCGGGCGTGCCCGGTGTCGAGTGGCTGGCGGGCCCGGACGCCGTGTGGCGGCGCGTCGCCGACCTGGCCGAGAGCTGCGCGCAGGAGTGGCTGACCGTCGGGCCGACCGAGCGGCTCGGCACACCGGCCGTCGAGGCCGGCCGGCCGGTGGACGAGATCCTGCACAGGCGCGGCACGCCCACGCGCACCATCGTGCTGGAGAGCGTCCGCAACGACCCCGGGACGATGGGGCGCCTGCGGTGGCGGGGCGAGCACGCCGGCGCGGTGCGCACGCTGCCGTCGCTGCCGGTGTGGATGATCCTGTCCGACCGCACGCACGCCGTGGTGCCCGTGACCGGTGCCGCTTCCGTCATCGGCGCCATGGTGTGCGGCGTCGAGTCGGTCACCGAGGCCTTCGCGGCGCTGTTCGCCCGACTGTGGAAGGAGGCCCAGCCGCTGACCGACGCGCGGCCCCGCACCCGCGGCAGCCTCTCGCTGCAGGAGCAGCACGTCCTGCGGCTCTGGGCGCAGGGCCTGACGGACGCCGCCGCGGCCCGCCGCATGGACGTCTCGCTGCGCACGGTGCGCCGGCTCTCCGAGAAGCTGACCGACCGGTTCGGCGCGCAGAGCCGTTTCCAGCTCGGCGCCCTGGCCATCGCCCAGGGCGGCATCCGCGTCGAGGACATGGTCTGACGCCCCTCCCGCGCCTCCTCGCACGCGCCGCCGTCCAGGGCCGGACCCCGTCACCGGGGTCCGGCCCCTCGCGGTGCGCCCGGGGCGGGGCCGCCCCGCCCCGGGCCGTCCTCACCCGGCCGGCGCGAACTGCGCCGTGATCGCCGCCATCATCAGGTCCGCGATGCTCTGGGCCAGCTCCGCGGGGGTGGGGGAGTCGAACACGGTCCGCACCGGGACGTCGACCCGCAACGCCTTCCGCAGCCGCGACGCGACCTGCGTGGCGAGCAGCGAATGCCCGCCCAGCTGGAAGAAGTTGTCGTGGACGCCGATGCGCTCGATGCCCAGCAGATCCGCCCAGACGCAGACGACGGCGCGTTCGACGGTGTTGCGCGGAGCCGTGTACGCCGTCTCCAGGTCCGGCCGCCGGCTGTCCGGGAGCGGCAGCGCCGCCCGGTCCACCTTGCCGTTGGCGGTCAGCGGCAGCCGCTCCAGCACCACGAACGCCGCCGGGATCATGTAGTCGGGCAGGTGCCGTCCCAGGTGCGCGCGCAGCTCCGTCGTGCTCGGCGCGCCGGGGCCGGCGGCCACCAGGTAGGCCACCAGCCGCTTGTCGCCGGGCACGTCCTCGCGCACGACCACGCTGACCTCGCCGATCCCCGGGTGGGTGAGCAGGTTGGCCTCGATCTCGCCCAGCTCGATGCGGTTGCCGCGGATCTTCACCTGGTTGTCGATGCGCCGCAGGAAGTCCAGCTGCCCGTCCGGCCGCCACTTGACGAGGTCGCCGGTGCGGTAGACCCGGCTGCGCACGCCCTCGGCCTCGAACACCGTGAACCGCTCCTCGGTCAGCTCGGGCCGCCCCCGGTAGCCGCGGGCCACCTGCACGCCCCCGACGAGGAGTTCACCGGGCACCCCGACCGGCACCGGACGGCCGTGCTGGTCCACCACGAACACCAGGGTGTTGGCGACCGGCCGGCCGATCGGCGGGACGGTGTCCCCGGGCTCGGCCACCGTGGAGGTGACGATGACCGTGGTCTCGGTGGGCCCGTAGTTGTTGACCACCCGGAAGGGCAGCCGTGCCCGCGGCGGCATCCGCAGCCGGTCACCGCCGGTCAGCACGTAGTCCAGGGTGCTGTCCGGGCCCCAGGCGAGCGCGGCCAGGGACTCCAGCATCGGCGTGGACAGGAACGCGGCGTGGACGCGCTGCTCCTGGAGCCAGTCCCGCAGCAGGTGCGGGGCGAGCCGGACGTTCTCGGTGGTGGTGCAGCACGTGGCGCCGCGGGTGAGGCCCAGCCACAACTCCCACGCCGCCGCGTCGAACCCGATCCCGGCGAGCAGACCGATCCGCTGACCCGGCTCCAGCCCGTACTCGGCCGCCGTCCAGTGGATCAGGTTGACCAGACCGCGGTGCTCGACCTGGACGCCCTTGGGGCGGCCGGTGGAGCCACTGGTGTAGATCAGGTAGGCCAGGTGGTGTGCGGCGGCGGCCGGCTCCGGGTCGGCGGCCGGTTCGCCGGCCAGCAGGTCCCCGTCCCGGTCGAGCAGCAGCAGCGGCACGCCGGACGGCAGCCGGTCCGCGTGCGCGCCGTGGGTCAGGACCACCGGGGTCTGCGTGTCCCGCACCATGTACGCCAGCCGCTCGACGGGGTACTGCGGGTCCAGCGGCACGTACGCCGCTCCCGCCTTCAGCACGCCCAGCTCGGCCGCCACCAGGTCGGGCCCGCGTTCCAGGCACACCGTCACCGGCATGTCGGGCCGCACCCCGTACCGGGTCCGCAGGTGGTGGGCGATCCGGTTGGCGCGCGCGTTCAGCTCGCCGTAGGTCAGCGCGCCCTGGGGGCCCTCGACGGCGACGGTGTCCGGCTGCCGCGCCGCCCACCCCTCGAACAGTCCGTGCAGGGTGGCGGTGTCCGGGTAGTCGCGCGCCGTGTCGTTCCACTCGGCCACGATCCGCCGCCGCTCGGCCGGCGTGAGCAGGCACAGCTCCGACAGCCGCGCCCCGGGAGCACCGGCGACCGCGTCCAGCAGGCTGCCCAGGTGATCGGCCAGCCGGACGACCGTCTCCCGCTCGAAGAGGTCCGTACGGTACTCCAGCGTGCCGCGCAGGTCGCCGCCGGCGTCCTCGGACATCATCAGGCTGAGGTCGAACTTGGCGTCCGGCAGCGTGACCGTGAACGGCTCCACCTCCAGGCCCGGCAGGTTCCAGGCGTGGTCGTCGGGCGTGTTCTGCAGCGTGAACACGGTCTGGAACAGCGGGTTGCGGGAGGAGTCGCGGTCGGGGGCGAGCTCCTCGACGAGCCGTTCGAAGGGCAGGTCCTGGTGGTCGTAGGCGCCCAGCGCGGTGTCCTTGACGCGGTCGAGGAGCTCGGTGAAGGCCGGGTCGCCGGACAGGTCGGTGCGCATGACGAGGGTGTTGACGAAGAAGCCGATCAGGTCCTCGGTCTCGGCGCGGTTGCGGCCCGCGATCGGGCTGCCGACGGCGATGTCGTCCTGCCGGCTGTACTTGGCCAGCAGCACCTGGTACACCGCCAGCAGCACCATGTACAGGCTGGCGCCCCGGGCCGTGGCCGCCGCCCGCAGCCGCGCGGCCACCTCGGCCGGCACCGCGAACTCCACGCTGTCACCGCCCCCGGGCCGGCCCGCCGGCCGGTGCCGGTCGGTCGGCAGCTCCAGCGGCTCCACCCCGGCGAGCCGCTCCCGCCAGTACGCCAGCTGCCGTTCCAGCTCGTCACCGGTCAGCCGCTCCCGCTGCCACACGGAGAAGTCCGCGTACTGCACCGGCAGCTGCGGCAGCCGCGCCGCGGCACCCGACACCGCCGCCCGGTAGCCCTCGCGCAGCTCGCGCGCCATGACCCCCTGCGACCAGCCGTCGCAGACGACGTGGTGGACCGCCAGGAGCAGGTGGGCCTCCTCGTCGGCCAGCCGCACCAGGCTCGCGCGCAGCAGCGGGCCCGACGCGAGGTCGAAGGGCCGGCCCGCCTCGGCCTCCACCAACTCCCTCGCGGCCAGCAGCCGTTCCTCCGGACCGGCGAGGTGCCGCAGGTCGTGGACCGCCGCCCGGACCGGTGCCGGCGGGTCGACCACCTGTCCCGGCCGGCCGCCGTCGTCGGCGACGAACCGGGTCCGCAGGGCTTCGTGCCGGGCGACCACCGCGGTCAGGGCCGCGTCCAGGGCCGCCGTGTCGAGTGCGCCGCCGACGCGCAGCGCGAACGGCACGACGTACTCGGCCCGGCCCGGCTCCAGCTGGTCCAGGAACCACAGCCGCTGCTGGGCGAAGCTCAACGGGAGCGGACCGCCCGCGCGGTCGGCGGGAGCGATGCGCTGCGCACCGCCGGTGTCCAGCTCCTCCACGACGGCCGCCAGCGCGCCCACGGTCGGCGAGGCGAACAGGGCCCGCACCGGAACCTCCACGCCCAGCTCCGCCCGCAGCCGTGAGGTCACCTGGGTGGCCAGCAGCGAGTGGCCGCCCAGCGCGAAGAAGTCGTCGTCGACCCCGGTGACCTCCGTGCCCAGCACCTCGGACCAGGCCGCCGCCACCGCCCGCTCGGCCGGCGTGCGCGGTGCCGCGCCGCCGGCGCCGCCGGTGCGGGGCTCCGGTGCGGGCAGGGCGCGCCGGTCCACCTTGCCGTTCGGCGTCAGCGGCAGCCGCTCCAGCACCACGAACGCGGACGGCACCATGTAGTCGGGCAGTTCACGGCGCAGACGGGCGCGCAGGCCCTCCTCGGCCGGGCCGGTGCCGCCGGCCGGGACCACGTACGCCACCAGCCGCTTGTCGCCCGGGGCGTCCTCGCGGACGACCACGGTGGCGGCGGCCACCTCGGGGCCGTCCAGCAGCACCGCCTCGATCTCGCCCGGCTCGATGCGGTGGCCGCGCAGCTTGACCTGGTCGTCCAGCCGCCCGAGGAACTCCAGCCGGCCGTCGGGCAGCCAGCGCACGCGGTCGCCGGTGCGGTAGACCCGGCGGGGGGTGCCGTCGAGGTCGAGGGTGACGAAGCGCTCCGCCGTCTGCCGGGGCAGCCCCCGGTAGCCGCGGGCCAGCCCCGCGCCGCCGACGAGGAGCTCGCCCGGCACGCCGGTCGGCACCGGCCGGTCGTGCCGGTCGACGACGTACACGACGGTGTTGCGCACCGGGCGGCCGATGGGCGGCACCGGGACGCCCGGGACGACCTCGGCGGAGGTGGTGACCACCGTGGACTCGGTCGGCCCGTAGTTGTTGACGACGCGGAAGGGCAGCCGCAGCCCGGCCGGCAGGTGCAGCGCGTCCCCGCCGGTCAGCACGTACTCCAGCGTGGTCGGCTCCGACCAGTCCAGCGCGGCCAGCGCCTCCAGCACCGGTGTCGACACGAACGTGCCCCGCACCCGCTTCCCGGTCAGCCAGCGCTGGAGCAGCGCCGGGGTCAGCCGCACCGTGTCGTCGGGCACGCACACGGTGGCGCCCGCGGCCAGCGCGGGCCACAGCTCCCACGCGGCCGCGTCGAACCCGACACCGGCGAGCAGCGCGACCCGCCGGCCGGGTGCCACGGCGAAGCTCTCGACCGTCCACCGCACCAGGTTCGCCAGGCTGCGGTGCTCGATCTCCACGCCCTTGGGGCGCCCGGTGGATCCGCTGGTGTAGATGACGTAGGCCAGGTCGTCCGGGGCCGCGGCGGGCTCCGGGTCGTGCGCCGGCAGGTCCGCCAGGCGCGGCCAGTCCCGGTCGGTGAGGAACCGGGCGGGCGCCCCGGGCAGCCGCCCGGTGCGCGCGCTGTCGGTGACCACCAGCACGGCCCCGGTGTCCGCGAGCATGAAGGCGAGCCGGTCGGCCGGGTGCTCGGGGTCCAGCGGCACGTAGGCGGCGCCGGACTTCAGGACCGCGAGCAGGGCGGTGATCTGGTCGGGCCCGCGCTCCAGGCAGACGGCGACCACCCGGCCGGGACCGGCGCCGTGCGACCGCAGGTGCCGGGCGAGCCGGTTGGCCCGCGCGTTCAGCTCGCGGTAGGTCAGCTCCCCGGTGTCCGTGAGCACCGCGGCCGTCCCGGGCCGGGCGGCGGCGCACTGCTCGACGAGCCGGTGGACGGTCGTCCCCCCGGCCCCCGTCGCGGACGCCGTCCCGCTCCACTCGGTCAGCACCCGCCGCCGCTCGGCACCGCTCAGCACCTCCAGTTCGGACAGCCGCCGCTCCCGGCCGGTGGCCGCGGCGCGCAGCAGGGTGGTGAAGTGCCCGGCCAGCCGCTCCGCCGTGGCCGGTTCGAACAGGTCCAGGGCGAACACCAGGCTGCCGTCCAGCGAGCCGTCGGGCCGCTCGGTGAGGAACAGCGTCAGGTCGAACTTCGCCTCCTCCGCCCGCACCGCGAACGGCTCCACCACCAGGCCCGGCAGGCCCCAGGCGTTCCCGTCGGGCGTGTTCTGCAGCACGAACATGGTCTGGAACAGCGGAGTGCGCGACAGGTCCCGGTCCGGGGCCAGTTCCTCGACGAGCCGCTCGAAGGGCAGGTCCTGGTGGTCGTAGGCGCCCAGCGCGGTGTCCTTCACCCGGTCCAGCAGCTCCCCGAAGGTCGGATCGCCGGACAGGTCGGTGCGCATCACCAGGGTGTTGACGAAGAAACCGATCAGGTCCTCGGTCTCGGCACGGGTGCGGCCCGCGACCGGGCTGCCGACCGCGATGTCCTCCTGCCCGCTGTACTTGGCCATCAGCAGCTGGAACACGGCCAGCAACGACATGAACAGGCTCGCCCCGCGCCCCGCCGCCGTCCGCCGCACCGCGTCGACCACGTCGGCGGGCACGCCGAGGGCGACCGTGCCGCCCCGGCCCGAGCGCTCGGCCGGCCGGCGGTGGTCGGCCGGCAGCTCCAGTGGCTGCACCCCGGCGAGCCGCTCCCGCCAGTACGCCGCCTGCCCGTCCAGCGCCGGCCCGTCCAGTGCCCCGCGCTGCCAGACCGCGAAGTCCGCGTACTGCACGTCCAGCGGGG
This is a stretch of genomic DNA from Streptomyces sp. TG1A-8. It encodes these proteins:
- a CDS encoding peptidase E, translated to MPASQPTVLATSGGHRADPRSRVLFDSLVHHAVDLSGVHGRRPRILYLGTAVGDAEHVTARMHEAARVAGFDLTPLHLFPMPNVEDVEGTLLAHDVVWVMGGSVANLLAVWRVHGLDGALRRAWRAGVVLSGVSAGSICWFRGGATDSFGPDLRPVTNALGFLPYGNGVHYDSDPGRRPLIHRLVADGTLPTAHCTDDGVGLVYHGTRLVEAVTEAAGKGAYVVTREGDRAVEERLEPRLLPAAGN
- a CDS encoding type 2 lanthipeptide synthetase LanM family protein, which produces MTEPAALPTPRSAHLPPAWWAPALTLAERVAAPGRPAASPAAALSGRAPWAAGDTVGFAARLAHLGLDESAVAALAGEAPGHLAARTGTPRWAGYVEQAVDLAAHDARLPLPGGATGPEVFAPVVAPLAAPASTALDRRLEPLPAAERHVLRTSFERWLLDRLARLAGRTLVRELDRARRAGRLAGAGPRERFAAFCAATGAPDGLRTLFTAYPVLARMLGQTALDAADAVAELGLRLLADRADLTAVLFGGRDPGPLARIELGCGDAHRGGRSVAVLGFADGSRAVYKPRSLEHHALLDDLTAWLAGRVPGLELRTPRTVRRDDHGWLEFIEHRWCGTVTEADAFYRRQGALLALLYAVDGADMHYENVIACAGQPVLVDAETLLHTGLPQATTAGADPAADALQASVHRTCLLPHLLIGEHGALDISALGRAEEGTYPSEGLRWEDTGLDTMRVTRGPVTSPAAQNQPLPGGPRLAGADHRAALLEGFRTAYAAVRAHGGELAADDGPLALRADSPARLIVRSTRLYATLLEESTHPALLGDALARDAVFAVLWTESVHDPARQRLVEHETADLWRGDVPLFAHRPSGTGVRTADGTWLPGLLPVPALTAVRAKIARMDEVDCHDQEWIVSATLAARDAGSPLRRPRSALLPACPPAVAAEPSRLLAAACGIADEIAARTVRSGGRANWLGLERLPGGHWSVLPMGAGLAQGYSGVALFLAQAGLLAGAERYTVLAREAVRPLPTLLKTLAADPELCATVGPGAYDGLGGILYCLVRLSVVLDPELAESLPDALTALGHAVAACADPGLAGGAAGALAAAVAAHAGGAYQALDLADAVADGLAPAVARGGGTAGFAEGDAGIGWALSRHADQRADGDGHAAVATSLLRSSLTAAGDAPLDASWTTGLPGIAAAAAHLPGAEGLSGRLSALCDDADLSPGHGVFGALEALSVLADRGDATASAALARHTGRVLATVEAREHRCATPDQVPSPGLLTGLAGIGYGLLRLGFPTLVPSALLLGHCRTGPLPAR
- a CDS encoding LuxR family transcriptional regulator, which codes for MRFQAPSLVGRDAQLGFLERALSSARQGRGGVVFLVGEAGVGKSRLAAEAVGSALGAGMSVLRGRSSTTGPAVPFRPLTEALMSLFRSGEPLGELQLGPYRPVLGRLIPDWNTGDSDSSTMVILGEAVLRLLLATDHGRGRLLLLEDLHDADPETLGVLEYLVDNLEYTPVLLLATVRTDFSDALDLAQSARRRGAASVVELPPLTRPQVHELVAGQLGTTAGEVPAPVLERLWEDSAGSPYLVEELLQSMIGAGTLVQATDGWRTVGDPRGDVSSALARGILRRIDRLGAEGLTLLSAAAVLGRRFPLTVLQRMTGVDDRALLSHLHAGVAARLVIPDEPAPDWYSFRHSPTVEALFTQLTPGQRAELARRGADAVEELHPRLPGEWCALAAGLRCEAGEDTAAGRLFAEAGRRALTAGALGSAVTLLSRAEGLLARGAGPQERAGVLEHLLLALAESGDFDRAFDLVEHLHALDSAGLSGAHLAVLHTRLAKVAHTAGRWSDGNRQIDRAREMLGPDPDGATAAAVDVTAAYLALDTPGTDRTQHAEKLARSAADAAERYALPSVACQAWELLATVARERDPDGSRAMLEQALTTAERHRLPLRRMYAATRIGGNDWLAEGDTTGLLAAREEALRLGSVSIVHTVDGILVLDGVMRGAYGSTREAAAECLAVVRRLRLAPVVRYVLMSLASLEAHLGDRRAMEAALEAFADWEGAGSQEEPLTLGMARAFCALMEEDRELTRAELRAVSVLEQRNPSTYHLSGTHGVGLLLDVLAGDADRARHDEIASTAVGRMRWNRQFVTLADAVLLGREGRPGPAAERIATALREAADYPAALHLGLRLVADAAHEDGWGEPVAWLRRAEHYFHERGVPAVTNACRAALRRLGAPVHQHRTGTNGIPEQLRALGVTVREFEVFRLLADRLSNKDIADRLFISPRTAEKHIASLMTKTGAANRADLCARSTRLPQSLREP